A single region of the Leptothrix cholodnii SP-6 genome encodes:
- the dapA gene encoding 4-hydroxy-tetrahydrodipicolinate synthase, which translates to MNPIVGSIVALVTPMLEDGSVDYPTLRQLIDWHIAEGTACIGVVGTTGESPTVSVEEHCEIIRVAVEQTAGRVPVMAGAGGNSTREAIELARFAKKVGADCTLSVVPYYNKPSQEGIYQHFRAIAEAVDIPTVLYNVPGRTVADMLPETTLRLAQVPGVIGIKEATGNIERACWLIKQAPAGFSIYSGDDGTAVALMLLGGHGNVSVTANVAPRAMADLCRAAVAGDARTAREIHFKLLGLHKLLFAEPNPTPVKWAMHRLGLCAATMRLPMVPMSAHLEAGLEAAMREAGLL; encoded by the coding sequence ATGAATCCGATTGTTGGCAGCATCGTCGCCCTGGTGACCCCGATGCTTGAGGACGGCAGCGTCGACTACCCGACCCTGCGACAGCTGATCGACTGGCACATCGCCGAAGGCACGGCGTGCATCGGCGTGGTCGGCACGACGGGGGAGTCCCCCACCGTCTCGGTCGAGGAACACTGCGAGATCATCCGCGTAGCCGTCGAGCAGACCGCCGGGCGCGTGCCCGTGATGGCCGGCGCCGGTGGCAACTCCACCCGCGAAGCCATCGAGCTGGCGCGCTTCGCCAAGAAGGTCGGCGCCGACTGCACGCTCAGCGTGGTGCCCTACTACAACAAGCCGTCGCAGGAAGGCATCTACCAGCACTTCCGCGCCATCGCCGAAGCGGTGGACATCCCGACGGTGCTCTACAACGTGCCCGGCCGCACGGTCGCCGACATGCTGCCCGAGACCACCCTGCGCCTGGCGCAGGTGCCCGGCGTCATCGGCATCAAGGAAGCCACCGGCAACATCGAGCGCGCCTGCTGGCTGATCAAGCAGGCGCCGGCCGGTTTCTCGATCTACTCGGGCGACGACGGCACGGCCGTTGCGCTGATGCTGCTCGGCGGTCATGGCAACGTCAGCGTCACGGCCAACGTGGCGCCGCGGGCGATGGCCGACCTGTGCCGTGCCGCCGTGGCGGGCGACGCACGCACCGCGCGCGAGATCCATTTCAAGCTGCTGGGCCTGCACAAGCTGCTGTTCGCCGAGCCCAATCCGACGCCCGTGAAGTGGGCGATGCATCGCCTGGGCCTGTGCGCCGCGACCATGCGCCTGCCGATGGTGCCCATGAGCGCCCATCTCGAAGCCGGCCTTGAAGCCGCCATGCGTGAGGCCGGCCTTCTTTGA
- a CDS encoding cupin domain-containing protein, which translates to MNLPKSRAASAAAQPAKPSVTKGSTPSPVHPDAAVPPLDLPCELLGGLSPSVFMQRHWQRKPLLVRQAVPGIEPPVSRAQMFAMLEDDAVESRFLSRQGEGDRQTWQFKRGPMPRRSLPAIKQPGWTVLVQGLNLHVPAAADLLNRFRFVPQARLDDLMISWASEGGGVGPHFDSYDVFLIQVAGRRRWRIGRLPDARLREGLPVKIIENFRHEEEWVLEPGDMLYLPPGWAHDGDAVDGECMTCSVGFRSPQRSELVRETLLRLADGIDDPADAGARPPVYRDPKQSATAAPGRIPAELLAFAEQGLMRALAEPGALARALGEYLSEPKAQVSFELGEPLPDGVGVRLDDRSCLLYDDGHVYCNGDSWRAAGRDAAMLHLLADARQLDATTLRRASPALRALLEQWADDGWLHPLAG; encoded by the coding sequence ATGAATCTCCCGAAAAGCCGCGCTGCATCCGCTGCAGCCCAACCCGCCAAGCCCTCGGTCACGAAGGGCTCGACGCCGTCTCCCGTCCATCCTGACGCGGCCGTGCCGCCGCTCGACCTGCCCTGCGAGCTGCTCGGCGGGCTCAGTCCGTCGGTCTTCATGCAGCGCCACTGGCAGCGCAAGCCGCTGCTGGTGCGCCAGGCCGTGCCGGGCATCGAGCCGCCGGTGTCGCGCGCGCAGATGTTCGCGATGCTCGAAGACGATGCGGTCGAGTCCCGATTCCTGAGCCGTCAGGGCGAGGGCGACCGGCAGACGTGGCAGTTCAAGCGCGGACCGATGCCGCGCCGCTCGCTGCCGGCCATCAAGCAACCCGGCTGGACGGTGCTGGTGCAGGGCCTCAACCTGCACGTGCCGGCTGCCGCCGACCTGCTGAACCGCTTCCGCTTCGTGCCACAGGCCCGGCTCGACGATCTGATGATCTCCTGGGCCAGCGAGGGGGGCGGTGTCGGGCCGCACTTCGACTCCTACGACGTCTTCCTGATCCAGGTGGCGGGCCGGCGGCGCTGGCGCATCGGCCGCCTGCCCGACGCGCGCCTGAGGGAAGGGCTGCCGGTCAAGATCATCGAGAACTTCCGTCATGAAGAAGAGTGGGTGCTCGAGCCGGGCGACATGCTCTACCTGCCGCCCGGCTGGGCCCATGACGGCGATGCGGTCGACGGCGAGTGCATGACGTGCTCGGTGGGTTTCCGCTCGCCGCAGCGCAGCGAACTGGTGCGCGAGACGCTGCTGCGTCTGGCCGACGGCATCGACGATCCGGCCGATGCCGGTGCGCGCCCGCCGGTCTATCGCGACCCCAAGCAGTCGGCCACCGCGGCGCCCGGGCGCATCCCGGCCGAACTGCTGGCGTTTGCCGAGCAGGGCCTGATGCGCGCGCTGGCCGAGCCTGGCGCACTCGCGCGCGCGTTGGGCGAGTACCTGAGCGAGCCCAAGGCGCAGGTCAGCTTCGAGCTCGGCGAGCCGCTGCCTGACGGTGTGGGTGTCCGGCTCGATGACCGCAGCTGCCTGCTCTACGACGACGGCCACGTCTATTGCAACGGCGATTCGTGGCGTGCGGCGGGCCGCGATGCGGCGATGCTGCATCTGCTGGCCGACGCGCGCCAACTCGATGCCACCACCCTGCGCCGAGCCAGTCCGGCGTTGCGTGCCTTGCTGGAGCAGTGGGCTGACGACGGCTGGCTGCACCCGCTGGCTGGCTGA
- a CDS encoding DNA topoisomerase IV subunit B — translation MSTPKPNNAYAEASIRVLKGLEPVKQRPGMYTRTDTPLHIVQEAIDNAADEALAGYGKSIAVTLHADGSVSVEDDGRGIPFGLHPEEQVPVVEIVFTRLHAGGKFDKGSGGAYSFSGGLHGVGVSVTNALATRLQVQVSRDKKVATLAFAGGDVIEPLVVRPIASGDRRQGTSVRVWPDPKYFESAELPRGELMHLLRSKAVLMPGVTVTLRNEKTGDVQTWLYKGGLRDYLMQNLNAEPLIPLFEGEQYASAGETENFAEGEGAAWCVAFIEEGVNLRESYVNLIPTVAGGTHEAGLKDGLFQAVKGFVELHALCPKGVKLMPDDVFGRASFVLSAKVLDPQFQGQTKERLNSRDALRLVTAFVRPALELWLNQHVEHGKKLAELVIRQAQARQKAGQKVEKKKGSGVAVLPGKLTDCESRDLSLNEVFLVEGDSAGGSAKMGRNKETQAILPLRGKVLNAWEVERDRLFANNEIHDIAVAVGVDPHGANDSPDLSGLRYGKICILSDADVDGSHIQVLLLTLFFRHFPKLIENGNIYIAKPPLFRVDAPARGKKPAAKMYALDDGELQAILDKLRKEGAREGSWSISRFKGLGEMSAEQLWETTLNPDTRRLLRVEYGRLDFAATVDSLTKLMGKGEAASRRELMELHGDSVVVDV, via the coding sequence ATGTCGACCCCCAAACCCAACAACGCCTACGCCGAAGCCTCCATCCGGGTGCTCAAGGGCCTCGAGCCCGTCAAGCAGCGCCCGGGCATGTACACCCGCACCGACACGCCGCTGCACATCGTGCAGGAAGCGATCGACAACGCCGCCGACGAGGCGCTGGCCGGTTACGGCAAGAGCATCGCCGTCACGCTGCACGCCGACGGCTCGGTCAGCGTCGAGGACGACGGCCGCGGCATCCCCTTCGGCCTGCATCCCGAGGAGCAGGTGCCGGTGGTCGAGATCGTCTTCACGCGGCTGCACGCGGGTGGCAAGTTCGACAAGGGGTCGGGGGGCGCCTACAGCTTCTCGGGCGGCCTGCACGGCGTGGGCGTGAGCGTGACCAATGCGCTGGCGACGCGGCTGCAGGTGCAGGTCAGTCGCGACAAGAAGGTCGCGACGCTGGCGTTTGCCGGCGGCGACGTGATCGAGCCGCTGGTGGTGCGGCCGATCGCCTCGGGCGATCGCCGCCAGGGCACGTCGGTGCGGGTCTGGCCGGATCCGAAGTATTTCGAGAGTGCCGAACTGCCCCGCGGCGAGCTGATGCACCTGCTGCGCAGCAAGGCGGTGCTGATGCCCGGCGTGACGGTGACGCTGCGCAACGAGAAGACCGGTGATGTCCAGACCTGGCTCTACAAGGGCGGCCTGCGCGACTACCTGATGCAGAACCTCAACGCCGAGCCGCTGATCCCGCTGTTCGAAGGCGAGCAGTACGCCAGCGCCGGCGAGACCGAGAACTTCGCCGAAGGCGAGGGCGCCGCCTGGTGCGTGGCCTTCATCGAAGAGGGCGTCAACCTGCGCGAGAGCTACGTCAACCTGATCCCGACGGTGGCCGGCGGCACCCACGAGGCGGGCCTGAAGGACGGTCTGTTCCAGGCCGTGAAAGGTTTCGTCGAGCTGCACGCGCTGTGCCCCAAGGGTGTCAAGCTGATGCCCGACGACGTCTTCGGCCGCGCCAGCTTCGTGCTGTCGGCCAAGGTGCTCGATCCGCAGTTCCAGGGCCAGACCAAGGAGCGGCTCAACAGCCGCGACGCACTGCGCCTGGTGACCGCCTTCGTGCGCCCGGCGCTGGAGCTGTGGCTCAACCAGCACGTCGAACACGGCAAGAAGCTCGCCGAACTGGTGATCCGCCAGGCCCAGGCGCGCCAGAAGGCCGGGCAGAAGGTCGAGAAGAAGAAGGGCTCGGGCGTGGCCGTGCTGCCCGGCAAGCTGACCGACTGCGAGAGCCGCGACCTGAGCCTCAACGAGGTGTTCCTGGTCGAGGGCGATTCGGCCGGCGGCAGCGCCAAGATGGGCCGCAACAAGGAGACCCAGGCGATCCTGCCGCTGCGTGGCAAGGTGCTCAACGCCTGGGAGGTCGAGCGTGACCGGCTGTTCGCCAACAACGAGATCCACGACATCGCGGTGGCGGTGGGCGTCGACCCCCACGGCGCCAACGACAGCCCGGATCTGTCGGGCCTGCGCTACGGCAAGATCTGCATCCTGAGCGACGCCGACGTCGACGGCTCGCACATCCAGGTGCTGCTGCTGACGCTGTTCTTCCGGCATTTCCCCAAGCTGATCGAGAACGGCAACATCTACATCGCCAAGCCGCCGCTGTTCCGGGTCGACGCGCCGGCGCGCGGCAAGAAGCCGGCGGCCAAGATGTACGCGCTCGACGACGGCGAGCTGCAGGCCATCCTCGACAAGCTGCGCAAGGAAGGCGCGCGCGAAGGCAGCTGGAGCATCAGCCGCTTCAAGGGCCTGGGCGAGATGAGCGCCGAGCAGCTCTGGGAAACCACGCTCAACCCCGACACCCGCCGCCTGCTGCGGGTCGAATACGGCCGGCTCGACTTCGCCGCCACGGTGGATTCACTGACCAAGCTGATGGGCAAGGGCGAAGCGGCATCGCGCCGCGAGCTGATGGAGCTGCATGGCGATTCGGTGGTGGTCGACGTCTGA
- a CDS encoding MFS transporter encodes MTEPHPAHTPARLSMNQVLLCGALIVTLSMGIRHGFGLWLDPITSERGWSRETFAFAIAIQNLAWGIAGPVTGMLADRFGALRVLLVGSVAYALGLVLMALSTSGLAFTGSAGLLIGMAQSGTTYAVIYGVIGRNVDPSKRSWAMGVAAAAGSFGQFLMVPVESWLINHLGWQNALFLLGCAALAIMPLAFGLREPKLGHGAHRGHQQSIASAVREAFGYRSFQLLMAGYFVCGFQVVFIGVHMPSYLKDHGMAPQVATGALALIGLFNVLGTYAAGVLGQRLAKRHILAAIYALRSLAIVVFLTVPLTPASVYVFASVMGVLWLSTIPPTNAVVAQIFGVQYLSMLGGFVFLSHQIGSFLGVWLGGRLYDSTGSYDIVWWIAVALGIFAAFINLPVRESAIARPVHSPSTSAA; translated from the coding sequence ATGACCGAGCCCCATCCCGCCCACACGCCCGCGCGGCTGTCGATGAACCAGGTGCTGCTGTGCGGCGCGCTGATCGTCACGCTGTCGATGGGCATCCGCCACGGCTTCGGCCTGTGGCTCGACCCGATCACCAGCGAACGCGGCTGGAGCCGCGAGACCTTCGCCTTCGCGATCGCGATCCAGAACCTGGCCTGGGGCATCGCCGGGCCGGTGACCGGCATGCTGGCCGACCGCTTCGGCGCCTTGCGCGTGCTGCTGGTGGGCAGCGTGGCCTACGCCCTCGGGCTGGTGCTGATGGCGCTGTCGACCTCCGGCCTGGCGTTTACCGGCAGCGCCGGCCTGCTGATCGGCATGGCCCAGTCGGGCACCACCTACGCGGTGATCTACGGCGTGATCGGGCGCAATGTCGACCCGTCCAAGCGCTCGTGGGCGATGGGCGTGGCGGCGGCGGCCGGCTCGTTCGGCCAGTTCCTGATGGTGCCGGTGGAGAGCTGGCTGATCAACCACCTCGGCTGGCAGAACGCGCTGTTCCTGCTGGGCTGCGCGGCGCTGGCGATCATGCCGCTGGCCTTCGGCCTGCGCGAGCCCAAGCTCGGACACGGCGCCCATCGCGGCCATCAGCAGAGCATCGCCAGCGCGGTGCGCGAGGCCTTCGGCTACCGCAGCTTCCAGCTGCTGATGGCGGGTTACTTCGTCTGCGGCTTCCAGGTCGTGTTCATCGGCGTGCACATGCCGAGCTACCTGAAGGACCACGGCATGGCGCCGCAGGTGGCCACCGGCGCGCTGGCGCTGATCGGCCTGTTCAACGTGCTGGGCACCTACGCGGCCGGCGTGCTCGGCCAGCGCCTGGCCAAGCGCCACATCCTGGCCGCCATCTACGCGCTGCGCTCGCTGGCGATCGTGGTCTTCCTGACGGTGCCGCTCACACCCGCCAGCGTCTACGTCTTCGCCTCGGTGATGGGGGTGCTGTGGCTGTCGACCATTCCGCCGACCAACGCCGTGGTGGCGCAGATCTTCGGCGTCCAGTACCTGTCGATGCTGGGCGGCTTCGTCTTCCTCAGCCACCAGATCGGCTCGTTCCTGGGCGTGTGGCTGGGCGGGCGTCTGTACGACAGCACCGGCAGCTACGACATCGTCTGGTGGATCGCGGTGGCGCTGGGCATCTTTGCCGCGTTCATCAACCTGCCGGTGCGCGAGTCCGCGATCGCCCGGCCGGTCCACTCGCCCTCGACCTCCGCGGCCTGA
- the coaBC gene encoding bifunctional phosphopantothenoylcysteine decarboxylase/phosphopantothenate--cysteine ligase CoaBC, whose amino-acid sequence MTEERLDLAGRQLVLGLTGGIACYKSAELLRLLIKAGAQVRVVMSSGALRFITAETMQALSGQPVATDTWDAREPNGMPHINLTRGADAVLVAPASADFIARLAQGRADDLLSLTCLARPWGSGAEPVPLVLAPAMNREMWAHPATQRNLAQVAADGARVLGVDSGFQACGEVGDGRMLEAEQIVEDLIAALSPKPLAGVSMLITAGPTFEAIDPVRGITNLSSGKMGFAIARAAREAGAAVTLIAGPVHLPTPRGVARIDVRSAQQMHDAVMPAAAQHDVFVATAAVADWRPANLSAHKIKKAGKKVAPSFELTENADILAAVAALPEPPYCVGFAAESEKLAQHAREKLLRKKVPLIVGNLGPATFGRDDNALLLVDADGERALPEDGRATDKLSLARALVGDIARRLAGSRASATT is encoded by the coding sequence ATGACCGAAGAACGACTCGATCTGGCCGGCCGCCAACTGGTGTTGGGGCTCACGGGCGGCATCGCCTGCTACAAGAGTGCCGAGCTGCTGCGGCTGCTGATCAAGGCCGGCGCGCAGGTGCGCGTGGTGATGAGCAGCGGCGCCTTGCGCTTCATCACCGCCGAGACGATGCAGGCCCTGTCGGGCCAGCCGGTGGCCACCGACACCTGGGATGCGCGCGAGCCCAACGGCATGCCGCACATCAACCTGACCCGCGGCGCCGACGCGGTGCTGGTGGCGCCGGCCAGCGCCGACTTCATCGCCCGCCTGGCGCAGGGCCGGGCCGACGACCTGCTCAGCCTGACCTGCCTGGCGCGCCCGTGGGGCAGCGGTGCCGAGCCGGTGCCGCTGGTGCTGGCGCCGGCGATGAACCGCGAGATGTGGGCCCATCCGGCGACGCAGCGCAACCTGGCCCAGGTGGCTGCCGATGGCGCGCGGGTGCTGGGCGTCGACTCGGGCTTCCAGGCCTGTGGCGAGGTCGGCGACGGCCGCATGCTCGAAGCCGAGCAGATCGTCGAGGACCTGATCGCCGCACTCTCGCCCAAGCCGCTGGCGGGCGTGTCGATGCTGATCACGGCCGGACCGACCTTCGAGGCGATCGACCCGGTGCGTGGCATCACCAACCTGTCGAGCGGCAAGATGGGTTTTGCGATCGCCCGCGCGGCGCGCGAAGCCGGTGCGGCCGTCACCTTGATCGCCGGTCCGGTGCACCTGCCCACGCCGCGCGGCGTGGCGCGCATCGACGTGCGCTCGGCGCAGCAGATGCACGACGCGGTGATGCCCGCGGCGGCGCAGCACGACGTGTTCGTCGCCACCGCCGCGGTGGCCGACTGGCGCCCGGCCAACCTGAGCGCGCACAAGATCAAGAAGGCCGGCAAGAAGGTCGCACCGAGCTTCGAGCTGACCGAAAACGCCGACATCCTGGCCGCGGTGGCGGCTTTGCCCGAGCCGCCTTACTGCGTCGGCTTTGCCGCCGAGAGCGAGAAGCTGGCCCAGCACGCGCGCGAAAAACTGCTGCGCAAGAAGGTGCCGCTGATCGTCGGCAACCTCGGTCCCGCCACCTTCGGGCGCGACGACAACGCGCTGCTGCTGGTCGACGCCGACGGCGAGCGCGCCCTGCCCGAAGACGGCCGCGCCACCGACAAGCTCAGCCTGGCGCGCGCGCTGGTGGGCGACATCGCCCGGCGTCTGGCCGGCTCACGCGCGTCGGCAACGACCTGA
- the bamC gene encoding outer membrane protein assembly factor BamC: MSDSLTRAPQRLSASLCMTALGLLLAQGLGGCSAVSNTLAPNKVDYKAQAQPATKLDVPPDLTQLASDPRYQPPTGASVSANALQSAGSAVLPGSAAPQPGTIAPRAAGGTRIERSGNQRWLVTSSTPEQLWPVLREYWQANGFTLLVDKPELGVMETDWLENRGKLPQNTLSRAISKVFEALTDSDERDRYRMLVERGAQGTEVTISHRGAVQVVTGDRNNEQVRWQTRPTDPTLEAEMLARLLAHLAPAADATAAAPALAAAAQTVAAAPAAPPRARIDASAAVPTLQVDDGFDRAWRRVGVALDRNGFTVEDRDRSQGVYFVRYVDPKLAGKEDPNFIARLFGAKKEDLSGKRYRVQVAAEGSTASTVSVLNSEGMASADESARNIAQLLLVELR, from the coding sequence ATGTCTGATTCCCTGACCCGCGCCCCGCAACGCCTGAGCGCCTCCCTGTGCATGACGGCGCTGGGCCTGTTGCTGGCGCAAGGCCTTGGCGGCTGCTCGGCGGTGTCGAACACGCTGGCACCCAACAAGGTCGACTACAAGGCCCAGGCACAGCCTGCCACCAAGCTCGACGTGCCGCCCGACCTGACCCAGCTGGCCAGCGATCCGCGCTACCAGCCGCCTACCGGCGCCAGCGTCAGCGCCAACGCGCTGCAAAGCGCGGGCTCGGCGGTCCTGCCGGGCTCGGCCGCGCCGCAGCCCGGCACCATCGCACCACGGGCAGCCGGCGGCACCCGCATCGAGCGCTCCGGCAACCAGCGCTGGCTCGTCACGTCGTCGACGCCGGAGCAGCTCTGGCCGGTGCTGCGCGAGTACTGGCAGGCCAACGGCTTCACGTTGCTGGTCGACAAGCCCGAACTGGGCGTGATGGAAACCGACTGGCTCGAGAACCGCGGCAAGCTGCCGCAGAACACCTTGAGCCGGGCGATCAGCAAGGTCTTCGAAGCCCTCACCGACAGCGACGAGCGCGACCGCTACCGCATGCTGGTCGAACGCGGCGCGCAGGGCACCGAAGTCACCATCAGCCACCGCGGTGCGGTCCAGGTCGTCACGGGCGACCGCAACAACGAACAGGTTCGCTGGCAGACCCGGCCCACCGACCCCACCCTCGAAGCCGAAATGCTGGCTCGCCTGCTGGCGCACCTGGCACCGGCAGCAGATGCCACCGCGGCTGCGCCGGCACTGGCAGCGGCCGCACAGACCGTCGCCGCCGCGCCGGCCGCGCCGCCGCGGGCCCGCATCGATGCGTCGGCCGCGGTGCCGACGCTGCAGGTCGACGACGGATTCGATCGCGCCTGGCGCCGTGTCGGTGTGGCGCTCGATCGCAACGGCTTCACGGTCGAGGACCGCGACCGCAGCCAGGGCGTCTACTTCGTGCGCTACGTCGACCCCAAGCTCGCCGGCAAGGAAGACCCCAACTTCATCGCACGCCTGTTCGGCGCCAAGAAGGAAGACCTTTCGGGCAAGCGCTACCGCGTTCAAGTCGCCGCCGAAGGCAGTACGGCCAGCACCGTGTCGGTGCTCAACAGCGAAGGCATGGCCAGTGCCGACGAAAGCGCCCGCAACATCGCCCAACTGCTGCTTGTGGAGTTGCGCTGA
- the dut gene encoding dUTP diphosphatase, whose product MNTQIEYKLLDARLAEQLPAYATPGAAGLDLRACIDLPLEIAPGQTTLIPTGIAIHIADPGLAAIILPRSGLGHKHGIVLGNLVGLIDSDYQGQLMVSCWNRGSVAYAVQPLERIAQLVIVPVVQAQFRQVDEFEASDRGVAGFGSTGRG is encoded by the coding sequence ATGAACACCCAGATCGAATACAAGCTGCTCGACGCCCGCCTGGCCGAGCAGTTGCCCGCCTACGCGACGCCCGGTGCCGCCGGCCTGGACCTGCGCGCCTGCATCGACCTGCCGCTCGAGATCGCGCCCGGCCAGACCACGCTGATCCCCACCGGCATCGCCATCCACATCGCCGATCCCGGCCTGGCGGCGATCATCCTGCCGCGCTCGGGGCTGGGCCACAAACACGGCATCGTGCTGGGCAATCTGGTCGGGCTGATCGACAGCGATTACCAGGGCCAGCTGATGGTGAGCTGCTGGAACCGCGGCAGTGTGGCCTATGCCGTGCAGCCGCTCGAACGCATCGCCCAGCTGGTGATCGTGCCGGTGGTGCAGGCGCAGTTCCGGCAGGTCGACGAATTCGAGGCCAGCGATCGCGGCGTGGCGGGCTTCGGCTCCACCGGCCGAGGCTGA
- a CDS encoding class I SAM-dependent methyltransferase yields the protein MIPISPSAPGAHGSSTPPSDWVVRFSADLAPGARVLDLACGGGRHVRMLAARGHHVTAVDRDAQALAGLSGIAAVTVVADIEASPWPLPDQRFDLVVVTNYLWRPLLAQIVASVDAGGWLVYETFAIGHQRYGRPSNPDFLLRPGELLDAVHGQLRVAAYEEGLLDGPPRWVQRIAARREPDMPLHSHSPARTPV from the coding sequence ATGATCCCGATCTCACCTTCCGCGCCCGGTGCGCACGGATCGAGCACGCCGCCCTCGGACTGGGTGGTGCGCTTCAGCGCCGACCTCGCACCCGGCGCCCGCGTGCTCGATCTGGCCTGCGGCGGCGGGCGGCACGTGCGCATGCTGGCCGCACGGGGCCACCATGTCACCGCGGTCGACCGCGACGCCCAGGCGCTCGCCGGCCTGTCCGGCATCGCTGCGGTCACGGTGGTGGCCGACATCGAGGCCAGCCCCTGGCCGCTGCCCGATCAGCGCTTCGACCTGGTCGTGGTGACCAACTACCTCTGGCGCCCCTTGCTGGCGCAGATCGTCGCCAGCGTCGACGCGGGCGGCTGGCTGGTCTACGAAACCTTCGCGATCGGCCATCAGCGCTACGGTCGACCGAGCAACCCCGACTTCCTGCTGCGTCCCGGCGAACTGCTCGACGCCGTGCACGGTCAATTGCGTGTGGCCGCCTACGAAGAAGGCCTGCTCGACGGCCCGCCGCGCTGGGTGCAGCGCATCGCCGCACGGCGCGAACCCGACATGCCATTGCACAGCCACAGCCCGGCGCGCACGCCGGTGTGA
- a CDS encoding FKBP-type peptidyl-prolyl cis-trans isomerase, producing MRISEPCVVSLTWRLEDAQGQLIDELVEPVEFFYGGDDLFAKVEEVINGEGAGFEATLHLEPEHAFGEYHAELVCFEERRLFPDGIAPGMQFEGLPEGSQTPDMPSAVIYTITEVYDSHVVLDGNHPLAGVALVLQLQVTDVREADEEEILRRSVDNDATGLLSLAPVMATDNQTMH from the coding sequence ATGAGAATTTCAGAACCCTGTGTCGTCAGCCTGACCTGGCGCCTTGAAGATGCCCAAGGGCAACTGATCGACGAACTGGTCGAGCCGGTCGAGTTCTTCTACGGCGGCGACGACCTGTTCGCCAAGGTCGAAGAGGTCATCAACGGCGAAGGTGCCGGCTTCGAGGCCACGCTGCACCTGGAGCCCGAACACGCGTTCGGCGAGTACCACGCCGAGCTGGTGTGCTTCGAGGAACGCCGCCTGTTCCCCGACGGCATCGCGCCGGGCATGCAGTTCGAGGGCCTGCCCGAAGGCAGCCAGACGCCCGACATGCCGAGCGCGGTGATCTACACCATCACCGAGGTCTACGACAGCCATGTCGTGCTCGACGGCAACCACCCGCTGGCCGGCGTCGCGCTGGTGCTGCAGCTGCAGGTGACGGACGTGCGCGAAGCCGACGAAGAAGAGATCCTGCGCCGCAGCGTCGACAACGACGCCACCGGCCTGCTCAGCCTGGCGCCGGTCATGGCGACCGACAACCAGACGATGCACTGA